The nucleotide sequence ACGATGTCCTCGACCGAGGTCTCGGCAGCGAGCTGCACCGGCGCGTCCGACAGCCCGAGCCGCTCGGCGCGCAACCGCACCTGGGCGATGGCTTCTTCACCGGAAATATAGACGATGCGGTGGCCGGCACGCGCCATCAGGCTGGTCGCCTGCGTCAGCAGCGTCGATTTGCCGATGCCGGGATCGCCGCCGACCAGCAGCACCGAGCCGCGGACGAAGCCGCCGCCGGTGACGCGGTCGAGCTCGGTCATCCCGGAGGAGAGGCGCGGCGCGTCCGGGCTCTTTCCGGCGAGGCTCTCCAGCGCAAAGGTCCGGCCCTTGCGCTTGGAGCGGATCGAGACCGGCACGCTGCCGGTCGCATCCTCCTCGGCGAGCGTATTCCACTCGCCGCAGGACTCGCACTTGCCCTGCCAGCGGTTATAGGCCGCGCCGCAGTTCTGGCAGACGAAGGAAAGCGTGTTCTTGGCCATGGGGACAGCGAGTCGGAGGGATCTAGTTTGCTGATAGCACGGAATGGCAGGCGGTGACGGCGATCGCCAGCGCCCCGATGAGCGCAATTCACGGCCGCCGATACACCCTTCGTTAGCTCTGCTCCGCTGCGCAGTTCCGGACTTTGCCAAATGTTAGCGGACACAGGTCCAGTTACGGAACTAATATGGGGTGGCGATAACAATGACGGTAGTCTTGCGCATATTGCTCGCTGTGGGCTTGGCCTGCGGCGTTCTGATGCCGCCTGGCGGTGCCGTTGCGGCCGATGCCGGGCATCTCGACATCGTCTTCGTCAATCCCGGCAAGACCGGTGAGGTCTACTGGGACATGGTCGCGCAGGCCATGCAGGCCGCCGGCCGCAAGCTCGATGCCCACGTCGAGGTGCTGACCAGCGAGCGCAACTACCGCACCATGCAGGAGCTCGGGCTCGGTGTGGTCGCGCGCGCCGACAAGCCGGACTTCCTGATCCTGTCGAATGAGGAATCCGCCGCCGTGCCGATCCTGGAGGCGGCCGAGGCTGCCGGCGTCAAGACGCTGCTGTTGTCGAACACGCTGATCGGCGACGATGCGGCGCGTCTCGGACCGCCGCGCCGGACGCTCAAGACCTGGCTCGGCGATATCACGACCGATCTTCAGACCGCCGGCGCACGGATGGCCAACGCCCTGATCAGTGCGGCGCGGTCCGAGAAATGGCAGAGTTCCGACGGCAAGATCCACCTTCTCGGCATCGGCGGCGACGAGATCACGCCATCCTCGATAGCCCGTAATGCCGGGCTCCAGCTTGCGGTGACGGCCGCGCCCGACGTGGTGGTGGACCGGATGCTGTTCGCCAACTGGACGCAGTCCGAAGCCGAGCAGGTCACTGCGAATTATCTGAGCTGGGCTTCGCGCAAGGGCATCCGGCCCGCCGGCATCTGGGCCGGCAACGATCCGATGGCGCTGGGCGCCATCAAGGCGATCTCGACGGCGGGCCTTGTGCCCGGCCAGGACATCCAGGTGGTTGGACTCAATTGGTCGGAGGATGCGCTCCGTGCCATCAGGGCGGGCCGTATGCTCCTCACCGACGGCGGCCACTTCCTGCTCGGCGGCTGGTCGATCGTGCTGCTGCGCGATTATGCCGATGGTTGCGATTTCGCAGCCACGTCGCCGCGCGTCGAGGTCAAGACGTCCGCCATCACCAGCGCCAACCTTGTTGCGGTCGGCGACCTCATCAGGACGCGCGCCTTCGACCGGATCGATTTTACGCGATTCAGGGCGAAGGCGGGACGCTGCGGGCAATATGACTTCTCCATCGATGCGCTGATCTCGTCGCTGGCGCCTCTGGAAGGCGCCGCTGACTGATGCGAAACGATCACGATATGACTGACCCGAAACGCACGACGCAGGCGCCGCCTTCGCGCTCGGTGGTCCGTGCGATGATCTGGGCGACGGTGCCGGTGCTGCTCATCGTGCAATTGCTCGCTTCCGCCGGCGTCGAGGTCTCGAGCTTCTGGTCGCAGATCCGGCAGCTCGACGCGCGCATTGCCCGCACCGCCGAGAGCCGCGCCGAGCTGATCGCCGAGCCGCTCTGGAAGATGCGTTACGACCAGGTCACGAGCGTGCTCAACGAGATCATGCACGACGAGACCGTTGCCGCCGCGGCGGTCTATGACGACACCGGCGCTGCGATCGCCCGCGTGGTGGCGCGGCCGGCGGACCAGGCGGTCTCGGAGGTCTCGCGTCCGATCAGCTACGCCAACGGCAACATCGCCGTGCAGGCCGGCCGCATCGTGATCGCCTATTCCTATGCGACCGTGTATGCGGATACGGGCAGCCGGCTGCTGCTGCTTCTGGTCGTCGGACTGCTCGCAACGCTGGCGACCCTGATCGCGATGCGGATCTCGGCCAACACCTTCATCGGCAAGCCGCTCGCCGCGATCATGTCGGCGATCCAGCGCAGCAAGCAGGATGGCCGCGCCTATCCGGCGGACATCAAGTCGACCAACGAATTCGGCCAGCTCGCGCGTGCCTTCAACGCCATGCAGCACACGACCTCGGGTGCGCTCGACCGGCTCGGCCACATGGCCGCGCATGATCCGCTGACGGGCCTGCCCAACCGCCGCTCGCTGTCCGAGCATCTGGTGACCTTGAGCCAGGATGCCGGCTCGCCGGACTCGCTGATCGCGTTCTGCTTCATCGATCTCGACGACTTCAAGGGCATCAACGACACCTTTGGTCATGATGCCGGCGACAAGTTCCTGGTGCACATCTCCGAGCGGCTGCGTGACGCGGTCGAGCCGCAGGATTGGGTCGCACGTCTCGGCGGCGACGAGTTCGTCGTGATCCGCCCCGAGGTCAGCAACGAGGCGACCGCGCAGGCGTTCGCACGCCAGCTGCTGGATGTGATCTCCGAGCCGATCCGGCTGCACGACAAGCAGGTCGTGCCGCGCGCCAGCATCGGCCTTGCCGTGCGCCGCGCCGGCGACCCCGAGCTGTCGCATCTGCCGGCGCTCGCCGACATCGCGCTCTACCACGCCAAGAGCAAGGCGCCCGGCACCGTGGCCGTGCTGGACGAAGCGCTCCAGCGCGACTATCGCCGCCGCTGGGAGCTGGAACTTGCCATTCCCACGAGCTTTGCCGAGGGCCAGTTCGAGGTCTGGTATCAGAGCCAGGTCGATCTCGAGAGCCAGGCTGTCGTCGGCCTCGAAGCACTCATTCGCTGGCGTCATCCCGAGCACGGCATCATCGGTCCCGGCGAATTTTTGCCGTTGATCGAGCGCAGCGGCAACAATGCGCGGCTGACGCGCTATGTGCTGACCGATGCCTGCCGCGCGCTGAAGCGCCTGGCCGCCGCCGGCAAGCCTCAGATCCGGATCGCGATCAATCTGCCGCCGTCGGAGCTCGCCGACCATTCGCTCGCCGCGGAGCTGCGTGCGACCTGCACGCGCTTCGATGTTGCGGCATCCTTGCTCGAGCTCGAGATCACCGAGGGCTCGCTGATCAACAACATCGCCAGCGCATCCGAGACGCTGCATCGCCTGCGGCGCTTAGGTGCCACCATCGCGCTCGACGATTTCGGCACGGGCTACTCTTCGCTCGCCCATCTCAGGCGCTTCCCGCTGGACAAGGTCAAGATCGACAAGGCCTTCATCAGCGAGATCCCTGACAGCGCGGAAGACAAGGCGATCGTCGGCGTCATCGCATCGCTCGCCGGAACGCTGGGATTGACGCTGGTCGCGGAAGGCATCGAGCGGGCCGAGCAGGCGCAGGCCATGCGCGAGATGGGCGTGACGCTCGTGCAGGGTTATTTCTATCATCGGCCGCAGCCGCTCGACGCAGTCTTGCAATGGCTTGAAGGACAGGCGGCACGGGAGAGCCGCGTCGTCACCGACAGCCCGTCGATCGCACCGGAATTCGCCGCCTGAGCGTGGCTACGGCTGCGTCGCGTTCCAGAGCATCGAGAGGCCGGCCGCGATCATGATCGCGTCCATCACCGTGCGGAACATCTCCGGCTTCAGGTGCAGCACGAAGCGCTTCGCAATGAAGGCGCCCGACATCAGCGAGGAGCCCGCAATCAGGCCCTTGACGAAGACGTCACCGGTCAGCGCGCCGAAACGCTCGAAGGTCACGGACTTCGCGAAATAAAGCCCGAGCGAGGAGGCCGCCTCGGTCGCCAGGAACGCGCCCTTGGACAGGCCGTAAAACAGGAACAGCGGCACGCTGAGCGGGCCGGTCGAGACCACGATGCCGGTGAGATAGCCGATGACGGCTCCGCCGATCGCGAGATGCCAGAGATTGGCCTTGAGATCATGCCGCGCCAGCCAGTGCCGCACCGGCACCATCGCGATCAGGAAGACGCCGATGGCGAGATCGACCGCATGCGAGGGCAGCGCCAGCAGCGTCCGCGCGCCAAGGGCAGCCGCCGGAATGCCGGTGACCGAATAGGCTGCGCAGGCCCGCCAGTCGACCTCGCGCCACCAGGCCAGGATCCGCGAAAAATTCGCCATCACCGAGGCGATGGCCATGATCGGCACCGCTTCCTTCGGCCCATAGGCATAGACCAGCACCGGCATCAGCATGATCGACGAGCCCGTGCCGACGATGCCTGAGACGGTGCCGGCGATCAGGCCGACGATGAGGACGAAGAGAAAGGCCAAGGGCAGGGCTCCCGGAGTCGGAGCAGTCTAGCCGCAGGAGGGGCCAGGAGTGAATGGCGGTGCCATGGTTCCACCGCCGTGTCCCGGACGCGCCGCAGCGTGTAACGCTGCTGCGCAGAGCCGGGACTCAGGAAGCGACACAGTCAACTGATGCCGCGCTGCGTCCGGGGCACGAGAGTGGAGCAGTGATGCACACCTGCTTCCACCCCATCATTGCGAGCGCAGCGAAGCAATTCAAAAATGCATCCGCGGAAAGATACTGGATTGCTTGGCTGCGCTCGCAATGACGGAAGTGAGTAGCCGTCAGCCTTGCTCGTCCATGACCCGCAGCTTCTCGACCCGGCGGCGAAAATCCTCGTCGGTGGAGAATTCGGCGGACAAATAGGAGGAGACGAGATCGACTGCGAGCCAGGCGCCGACGATCTGGGCACCGATGCACATGACATTCACGTCGTCATGCTCGACGCTCTGATGCGCCGAATGGACGTCGTGGCAGACCGCGGCGCGGATGCCCTTCATCTTGTTGGCCGCGATCGAGGCGCCGACGCCGGTGCCGCACACCATGATGCCGCGGGCGGCTTCGCCCGATGTCACTTTCTGCGCCACCGCCCGCGCGATGTCGGGGAAGTCCACCGGCTTGTCGTCATGGGAGCCGACGTCGACGATGTCGTGGCCGAGCTTGCGGATGTGGTCGATGACAGTCTGCTTGAGCGGCCAGCCGGCGTGGTCGGATCCGATGACGAGACGCATGTGATGTCCTTCTTGATCTTGCGATGGGTCGTGACAGCCGCAAGCGGGCTGTCACGAATGTTCCGGTGCTAGCTGCGCATGTCCGGCGGCAGCTCGACGCCGTGGAATTTCTTGTAGATCGCGTTGAGCTTGCCGTTCTTGACGTTCTCGGTGATCCAGGCGTTGAGCTTGTCCGTCAGACGCTGCTCGCCCTTCTTCAGGCCGATGGCGAGATCGAAGGTCGCCAGCGGAATCCTGGATTCGAATACGCGCGAGGGGTTCTTCACGCCGATCTGGTTGATGATCGTCGCCGACGAGCCGACGCAATCGACCTGGCCGGAGACGGCCGCGGTCACCATGGTGGCATCGTCGTCAAAGCGCGCGATCTTGAGGTCCTTGTCCTTCATGTTGGACAGCGTCGTGTCCTGCGTGGTGCCGCGCGAGACGCCGATCGACTTGTCCTTCAGGTCGGGCCAGTCCTTGACGGTCGACGATTTCAGGCAGCCGACGTCGGATTGCAACGTCGCATAGCGCTTGGTGAAGTCGATCACCTTGGCGCGATCGGGCGTCACCGACAGGGTCGAGATGATGATGTCGGCCTTGCCGGTCAGAACGTTCGGGATGCGCGTCGCGCCGGTGGTCTGGATGAATTCGAGCTCGAGCCCCCAATCCTTGGCGAGGAGCTGCGCCACTTCGACGTCGGAGCCGGTCGGCTTCATGGTGCTATCCATCGTGCCCGAGGGCGGAATGGCGAGGTCGGTCGAGATGCGGATCTTCTTCGCCTTCGTGATGTCGTCGAGCAGATCGGCCGAGGCCGGCGTGGCAGCCATGATGACGAGGCCGCTCAACGCGGCGGCGGCGCCCAGCAATGTCTTGTTTATCATCCTTGGTACTCCTCTCCCTGTTATGATTTTAGGTTTCCCGTGCCGACGAACTGCGTCAGCTCCGGCGTCGTTGGCGACGTCAGGATCGAGGCGGGTCCGGTCTCGTGGACCTTGCCGCGATGCATGAAGACGATCCGGTCGGCGATGCCCTTGGCAAAGCCCATCTCGTGGGTGACCATCACCATGGTCATGCCGTCGGCCGCCAGCTGCTCGATCACCTTCAGCACTTCGCCGGTGAGCTCGGGATCGAGCGCCGAGGTGACCTCGTCGAACAGCATCACCTTGGGCTGCATCGCCAGCGATCGCGCGATCGCCGCGCGCTGCTGCTGGCCGCCGGAGAGCTGTTCGGGATAGGCGTGCAGCTTCTCCTCGAGCCCAACCTGCGCCAGCACCTTTCGCGCGAGATCTTTTGCTTGGGCTGTGGCTATGCCCTTCACGGCGCAGGGCGCGAGCGTGATGTTCTGTTCGATGGTCAGATGCGGAAACAGATTGTAGCTCTGGAATACGATGCCGACGTCCTGACGTAGCGCACGCAGATCGATGTCGGGGCGGTCGACACGGTGTCCGCACACGACGATCTCGCCGCCGTCGACTTTCTCGAAGCGGTCAATGCAGCGCAGTGCGGTGCTCTTGCCGGAGCCGGAACGGCCGATCAGCGCCAGCACTTCGCCGCGCTGAACGGCAAAGGAGACGCCGTCGAGCACACGCAGGGAGCCAAAGCTCTTCTGGACGTTGCGGAGCGACACGATTGGCTCGGAGGAGAGGGCGTTTTGTTGCATGTCAGGCCGGCGCAAGGTTGGATCTGCCACGCCCCATCCGCCGCTCCAGCCTCTGGCTGAACAGCGACAGGGGATAGCACATGGCGAAATAGGTGACGGCGATGATGGCGTAGATCGCGAACGGCTCGAACAGCGAGTTGTTGACGATCTGGCCCGAGCGCATCAGCTCGACGAAGCCGACGACGGAGGCGAGCGAGGTGTTCTTGATGATCTGCACCATGAAGCCGACGGTCGGCGGCGTCGCGATGCGGATCGCCTGCGGCAGGATCACCTTGGTCATGCGCTGGGTCCGGCTCAGCGCCAGGCCCTCGGCGGCCTCCCATTGCGGCTTCGGCACCGACTGGATGCAGCCGCGCCAGATCTCGCCGAGATAGGCGGAAACATACAGCGTCAGCGAGGCGCCGGCGGCCGCGAGCGGCGAGACCTTGAGCCCGATGGCGGCGAGGCCGAAATAGCCGAGGAACAGGATGACGAGCAGCGGCGTGCCCTGAATGAGCTGGACGTAGACGGCGCTGGCGATTCGTACCGATTTGAGCGGCGAGATCCGCGCCAGCGCGATCACGAAGCCGACGATGCCGCCGCCGATCAGTGCGATCACCGAGAGACTAATGGTCCAAAGCGCGCCCTGGCCGAGAAACATCAGATGGTTGATGTTGAGATGTCCGCCCATGGTCATCTCACAGCGGCGTGCCGAGCCGGCGACGGCGCGGGAACAGGACGAGGCCGAGGCCCCAGAAGCCCGCGCGCATCACCAGCGAGAGGATGACGTAGAGCACGGCGACGATGATGTAGGTCTCGAACGCGCGATAGGTGTCCGACTGGATGTAATTGGCGACCGCGGTGAGCTCTTCGGCCGAGATCTGCGAGCAGACCGATGAGGCCAGCATCAGCAGCACGAACTGGCTGGTGAGTGCGGGATAGACCCTTTCGATCGCCGGAAGCAGGATGATGTGCCAATAGATCTGCAGGCGCGACAGCGCCAGTCCTTCGGCGGCCTCGATCTGTCCGCGCGGTATCGCCTCGAAGCCGGCGCGCATGATCTCGGCAGTGTAGGCGCCGACATTGATGGTCAGCGCGGCCACCGCCACGGTGAAGGCGGAGAATTTCAAGCCGAGGCTGGCGAGGCCGAAATAGACAAGGAAGATCTGCACCAGCAGCGGCGTGTTGCGGATCGTCTCGACATAGGCTTTGCAGGCACCTGCAATCAGCGCGTTGTGCGTGCCGCGCCCGACCGCGGCGAGCGTACCGAGCAGGGCGCCCAGCACCGTCGCGAACGCTGCAAGCTCCAGCGTCAGTGCAGCGCCAGCCACGAAACTTGGCCAACGCTCGAGCACTGCGGGAAAGTCGAGTTGGAGGCTCATCGTATCCGGTTCAGCCGGTGGTCTGGTTGGTCATGCGGTCATAGACGCGGAACAGCGCCTGGTTGCCGTTGCTGCCTTCGCCATGTGCGCGCGCATCGACATACTGGCTGGTGACGAGCGCGGTGCCGGGCAGCGGCACGCTCAGCGCCTGAGCCTGCTCCTGCACGAGGCGGAGGTCCTTGAGTTGCAGATCGATCCGAAAGCCTGCGGAGACGTCGCCCGCGATCATCGCGGGGCCGAGCTTGTCGAGCATCCAGGAGGCGGCGGAGCCGCCAAGCAGCACGCGGCGCAGCAGATTGAGATCGAGGCCAGACGCGCGACCGAGCGCGAGCGCTTCGCAGATCGCCTGGATGTTGATGCCGCAGATCAGCTGATTGCAAAGCTTGACGGTCTGGCCGGCGCCGGGGGCACCGACATGCGTGATAGTGGTGCCCATCGCGCGGAAGAACGGCTCGGCCTTGGCAAATGCTTCGGCATCGCCGCCGGCCATGATCGACAGTGCAGCGTTCTTCGCGCCCACGGGGCCGCCCGAGACCGGCGCGTCGATGAAGCCGACGCCGATATTTTGCAGGTCGGCATGGATGCGGCGGACTGCGACCGGCGAGATCGTGCTCATGTCCACGATGAGCTTGCCTGATGGCGGCGACTTCAGGAGGCCGTGCTCGCCATAGATGGTTGCTTCGACATGGGGCGTGTCGGGCAGCATGGTGATGACCATGTCGGTGCCTTCCGCTGCATCGGCAGGGCTGTTGGCGCGAACCGCGCCTTCCTTGACGCTGTCGGCCAGTGCGGCCTCGTTGAGATCGAAGACGCGAACCGCATGCCCGGCCACCAGGAGGTTGCGGACCATCTCCCGGCCCATCGTGCCGATGCCGATGAAGCCGACATTGCCCTTGTCGTTCCGTCCCATGTTATTTGTCCGTTTCTTGGTTCGCTGGTCTGCGATCAGCCCGAGGCGCTGGTCTTGTCGATGTCGCCGACGACGGCGCGCCTGCGATATTCATCGCCGATGGCAAAGTGCTTGCGCAGCGTCGCATCCGCCCGCTCGGGATCGCGCGCGATCACCGCGTCGAAGATGCGGCGGTGGTCGTCGATCAGGTAGGTCTTCATCGACGGGAAGGCCTGCACCAGTTCGCGGCGGCTCCGATGCGAATGCGTCAACAGGCCCGCCATTGAGCTGTGCAGAACCGACAGCGTTTCCGAATGCGACGCCACGACGATGGCGCGATGGAATTCGAAGTCGGCCATGCCGCCGGCATCGGCCTCGTCGATCGTCTCGCCGATCTTGGCAAGGGCGCGCTGCAGGCGTTCGAAATCGGCAATGTTGGCACGCTCGCAGGCGAGGCGGATCGCCTGGCATTCGATCGCGACGCGCGCCTGCATGACGTCGTCGAGCATGTCCGCCTGCTGGGCGAGCGCGAAGGTGAAGAAGTCGTTCAGCACCGAGACGTCCGGGCGCGTCACGACGGTGCCGATGCGGTCGCGGATCTCGACGATGCCGAGCACGGTGAGGGCTCGCAGCGCCTCGCGCACGATGGGACGGCTGACGCCAAGGAGGGTCGCCAGCTCGCGCTCGGAAATCAGGCGATCGCCGGGCTTGAGCGAGCCTGCAAGCAGGCGCTCGCGCAAGAAGGCGAACACCTTCTCGAACCCTTTTTCGCCTTCGGCAGCGCGCTTCAGTTCCATCCCGCTCTCTTTTGGTCTGATCTTGGTCAGACCAGTATGATAACCAGAAGGCCCAGGTCAAGAGGGTCGAGATCAAAGAACGAGGGCGGCGCTGTCAGACCGGATCTGGCGGCCTGCTAAGGCATTGTTCCGATTGGGGTCGGCTACTTTGCATGGGGTTGTTTTTCATGATTTTGTTTGCCGACTGCTGCTGACAGCATGTTGGCAGCAGCAACCGGCTACGTCCTCCTCCTGACAAAACGGGGAGTGGGTCATGCCGATCGAGGCAAGCTGTCATTGCGGTGAGACGGTGTTCGAGGTGACGGAGGCGCCATCGAACCTGACGCGCTGCACCTGCTCGCTCTGCGCCAAGCGCGGCGCGCTCTGGGCCTATTACACGCCGGCGCAGTTTCGGCTGCTGTCACCGGCGGAGAATGTCGCGACCTATCTCTGGGGCAGTCGCACGGTCAAACATCATTTCTGCGCCGCTTGCGGCTGCGGCACCTATTCGGAGTCGCCGGACTGGTCGAGCGGCAAGCCCGATTTCGACAATCCCAAGGTCGCGGTGAATGCGCGCCTGTTCGACGATTTCGATCTCGAGGCGGTGCCGGTGAACATGATCGACGGCAAGAACCTATGGTGAGCATTTGGCTCGCGCATGTCTGCTGCACGTCAGTGCCCTTGAGGCCGTTTTGAAAAGCTGATTTGTTTCCGGCCCGAGAAAAAGGGGAGGAAACCCATGACGCGTCTTTTTGCGCGAGCGATGCTCGCAATGTGTCTGGCCGTTGCATTCGGTTTCAGCGCGCAGGCGCAGACCAAGCCGAAGGTCACTTCGCTCGGACCTGACTTCCCCAAGGCCACGCTGTTCGTCGGCAACAGCTTCTTCTACTACAACAACGGCATGCCCGGGCATCTCTCCTTCATGGAGCGGGCAGCCGATGCCGAGAACAAGGCGGCCTATCGCAACACCATGGCCACGATCGGCGGCTCCGGCCTCGACTGGCATGACATGGACAATCTGCTGCGGCCGGGCGGCCTCGGTGCCTATTCCTTCGACGAGCAGAACAACGTCGTCTTCAACAAGCCGGGCAGGCAGTACGACGCCGTCGTGATGATGGATTGCAGCCAGTGCCCGATCCATCCGCAGTTGAAGGACGCATTCACGACCTTCGCGAAGAAGGACAGCGAGATCGTCCGCGCCCACGGCATGCGGCCGGTGCTGTTCATGTCCTGGGCCTATGCCGACAAGCCTGAGATGACCGAGACACTGGCCGAGGCCTATACGACCGCCGGCAATGCCAACGATGCGCTGGTCATTCCCGCGGGTCTTGCCTTCGCGCGGGTGCGCAAGCTCCAGCCCGAGCTCAATCTCTATGCTCCGGACAAGCGGCATCCGAGCCCGGCCGGCACATACCTTGCGACGTGCGTGACGTTCGCCGCGCTGACGGGACGTTCGCCGGTCGGCAATGCCTACAACATGGGATTGGATGCAGAGACGACGCAGCTGCTGCAGAAGGCGGCGTGGGACACGGTGCAGGACTATTACGGGCGGTGATCTAGCGTCGTTCTCGATGCCGTAGGGTGGGCGAAGGCGCACTTGCGCCGTGCCCACCATCTTGCTTTTGCAAAACGGATTGGTGGGCACGCTTCGCTTTGCTCACCCTACGCCTCGCTCATTTCAGCACCACCCACGCCGGCGCGTGATCGCTGGCGCCATCCTCGCCGCGGACTTTCTTGTCGACGCCAGCCCTGGCCAACCGTGAGACGAGGGCAGGGCTGAGCAGGAGATGATCGAGCCGCAGGCCCGCATCGCGCGGCCAGCGGTTCCGCTTGTAGTCCCAGAACGTGTAGATGCGTTGCTCCGGATGCAGCTCGCGGATCGCATCGCACCAGCCTTGCGCGACCAGCGAGGCAAACGCCGCACGGCTCTTCGGCTGGATCAGCGCATCCTTGTCCCATGAGCGCGTCTGATAGATGTCGATCGTATCAGGCGCGACGTTGTAGTCGCCGGCGAGCACGACGGGCAGATCCTGCTTGATGAAGCTTTTGGCGTGGCGCTTGAGGCGTGCGAACCAATCGAGCTTGTAGTCGAATTTCGGTCCCGGCTGCGGATTGCCGTTCGGCAGATAGATGCTGGTGACGATGATGCCGCGCACGGCGGCCTCGATATAGCGGGCTTCGTGATCGTCAGGTTTTCCCGG is from Bradyrhizobium xenonodulans and encodes:
- a CDS encoding amino acid ABC transporter ATP-binding protein, which gives rise to MQQNALSSEPIVSLRNVQKSFGSLRVLDGVSFAVQRGEVLALIGRSGSGKSTALRCIDRFEKVDGGEIVVCGHRVDRPDIDLRALRQDVGIVFQSYNLFPHLTIEQNITLAPCAVKGIATAQAKDLARKVLAQVGLEEKLHAYPEQLSGGQQQRAAIARSLAMQPKVMLFDEVTSALDPELTGEVLKVIEQLAADGMTMVMVTHEMGFAKGIADRIVFMHRGKVHETGPASILTSPTTPELTQFVGTGNLKS
- a CDS encoding FadR/GntR family transcriptional regulator; amino-acid sequence: MELKRAAEGEKGFEKVFAFLRERLLAGSLKPGDRLISERELATLLGVSRPIVREALRALTVLGIVEIRDRIGTVVTRPDVSVLNDFFTFALAQQADMLDDVMQARVAIECQAIRLACERANIADFERLQRALAKIGETIDEADAGGMADFEFHRAIVVASHSETLSVLHSSMAGLLTHSHRSRRELVQAFPSMKTYLIDDHRRIFDAVIARDPERADATLRKHFAIGDEYRRRAVVGDIDKTSASG
- a CDS encoding sulfite exporter TauE/SafE family protein, which encodes MAFLFVLIVGLIAGTVSGIVGTGSSIMLMPVLVYAYGPKEAVPIMAIASVMANFSRILAWWREVDWRACAAYSVTGIPAAALGARTLLALPSHAVDLAIGVFLIAMVPVRHWLARHDLKANLWHLAIGGAVIGYLTGIVVSTGPLSVPLFLFYGLSKGAFLATEAASSLGLYFAKSVTFERFGALTGDVFVKGLIAGSSLMSGAFIAKRFVLHLKPEMFRTVMDAIMIAAGLSMLWNATQP
- a CDS encoding transporter substrate-binding domain-containing protein, with protein sequence MINKTLLGAAAALSGLVIMAATPASADLLDDITKAKKIRISTDLAIPPSGTMDSTMKPTGSDVEVAQLLAKDWGLELEFIQTTGATRIPNVLTGKADIIISTLSVTPDRAKVIDFTKRYATLQSDVGCLKSSTVKDWPDLKDKSIGVSRGTTQDTTLSNMKDKDLKIARFDDDATMVTAAVSGQVDCVGSSATIINQIGVKNPSRVFESRIPLATFDLAIGLKKGEQRLTDKLNAWITENVKNGKLNAIYKKFHGVELPPDMRS
- a CDS encoding amino acid ABC transporter permease; this translates as MGGHLNINHLMFLGQGALWTISLSVIALIGGGIVGFVIALARISPLKSVRIASAVYVQLIQGTPLLVILFLGYFGLAAIGLKVSPLAAAGASLTLYVSAYLGEIWRGCIQSVPKPQWEAAEGLALSRTQRMTKVILPQAIRIATPPTVGFMVQIIKNTSLASVVGFVELMRSGQIVNNSLFEPFAIYAIIAVTYFAMCYPLSLFSQRLERRMGRGRSNLAPA
- the rpiB gene encoding ribose 5-phosphate isomerase B is translated as MRLVIGSDHAGWPLKQTVIDHIRKLGHDIVDVGSHDDKPVDFPDIARAVAQKVTSGEAARGIMVCGTGVGASIAANKMKGIRAAVCHDVHSAHQSVEHDDVNVMCIGAQIVGAWLAVDLVSSYLSAEFSTDEDFRRRVEKLRVMDEQG
- a CDS encoding ABC transporter substrate-binding protein, producing MTVVLRILLAVGLACGVLMPPGGAVAADAGHLDIVFVNPGKTGEVYWDMVAQAMQAAGRKLDAHVEVLTSERNYRTMQELGLGVVARADKPDFLILSNEESAAVPILEAAEAAGVKTLLLSNTLIGDDAARLGPPRRTLKTWLGDITTDLQTAGARMANALISAARSEKWQSSDGKIHLLGIGGDEITPSSIARNAGLQLAVTAAPDVVVDRMLFANWTQSEAEQVTANYLSWASRKGIRPAGIWAGNDPMALGAIKAISTAGLVPGQDIQVVGLNWSEDALRAIRAGRMLLTDGGHFLLGGWSIVLLRDYADGCDFAATSPRVEVKTSAITSANLVAVGDLIRTRAFDRIDFTRFRAKAGRCGQYDFSIDALISSLAPLEGAAD
- a CDS encoding NAD(P)-dependent oxidoreductase is translated as MADQRTKKRTNNMGRNDKGNVGFIGIGTMGREMVRNLLVAGHAVRVFDLNEAALADSVKEGAVRANSPADAAEGTDMVITMLPDTPHVEATIYGEHGLLKSPPSGKLIVDMSTISPVAVRRIHADLQNIGVGFIDAPVSGGPVGAKNAALSIMAGGDAEAFAKAEPFFRAMGTTITHVGAPGAGQTVKLCNQLICGINIQAICEALALGRASGLDLNLLRRVLLGGSAASWMLDKLGPAMIAGDVSAGFRIDLQLKDLRLVQEQAQALSVPLPGTALVTSQYVDARAHGEGSNGNQALFRVYDRMTNQTTG
- a CDS encoding amino acid ABC transporter permease, coding for MSLQLDFPAVLERWPSFVAGAALTLELAAFATVLGALLGTLAAVGRGTHNALIAGACKAYVETIRNTPLLVQIFLVYFGLASLGLKFSAFTVAVAALTINVGAYTAEIMRAGFEAIPRGQIEAAEGLALSRLQIYWHIILLPAIERVYPALTSQFVLLMLASSVCSQISAEELTAVANYIQSDTYRAFETYIIVAVLYVILSLVMRAGFWGLGLVLFPRRRRLGTPL
- a CDS encoding putative bifunctional diguanylate cyclase/phosphodiesterase codes for the protein MRNDHDMTDPKRTTQAPPSRSVVRAMIWATVPVLLIVQLLASAGVEVSSFWSQIRQLDARIARTAESRAELIAEPLWKMRYDQVTSVLNEIMHDETVAAAAVYDDTGAAIARVVARPADQAVSEVSRPISYANGNIAVQAGRIVIAYSYATVYADTGSRLLLLLVVGLLATLATLIAMRISANTFIGKPLAAIMSAIQRSKQDGRAYPADIKSTNEFGQLARAFNAMQHTTSGALDRLGHMAAHDPLTGLPNRRSLSEHLVTLSQDAGSPDSLIAFCFIDLDDFKGINDTFGHDAGDKFLVHISERLRDAVEPQDWVARLGGDEFVVIRPEVSNEATAQAFARQLLDVISEPIRLHDKQVVPRASIGLAVRRAGDPELSHLPALADIALYHAKSKAPGTVAVLDEALQRDYRRRWELELAIPTSFAEGQFEVWYQSQVDLESQAVVGLEALIRWRHPEHGIIGPGEFLPLIERSGNNARLTRYVLTDACRALKRLAAAGKPQIRIAINLPPSELADHSLAAELRATCTRFDVAASLLELEITEGSLINNIASASETLHRLRRLGATIALDDFGTGYSSLAHLRRFPLDKVKIDKAFISEIPDSAEDKAIVGVIASLAGTLGLTLVAEGIERAEQAQAMREMGVTLVQGYFYHRPQPLDAVLQWLEGQAARESRVVTDSPSIAPEFAA